The Sulfitobacter sp. SK011 genome contains the following window.
CACCCGAACCTTGAGCGGCAGCATTGATATCGGCGGACAGGAACATTTCTATCTCGAAGGTCAGGCCGCCCTCGCCCTGCCTCAGGACAACGGCGATATGGCCGTGCATTCATCGACCCAGCATCCCACCGAAATTCAGCACAAGGTGGCCCATGCCATCGGCGCGCCCATGCATGCGGTGCGGGTCGAAACCCGGCGCATGGGCGGCGGATTTGGCGGTAAGGAAAGCCAGGGCAACGCCCTCGCCGTGGCCTGCGCCGTTGCGGCGATGACCACCGGACGCCCCTGCAAGATGCGCTATGACCGCGATGACGACATGATCGTCACGGGCAAACGCCACGATTTTCGCGTCGATTATACCGTTGGGTTCGACGATGATGGGCGCGTGACTGCCGTTGATTTCACACAATACGCCCGGTGCGGTTGGGCCATGGACCTCAGCCTGCCTGTGGCGGACCGCGCGATGTTGCATGCCGACAACGCCTATAATCTCGACCATGTCCGCATCACCTCGCACCGGCTCAAGACCAACACCCAATCTGCCACCGCCTTTCGCGGGTTTGGCGGACCGCAAGGTGTCGTCGGCATTGAAAAAGTCATGGACCATATTGCGCATCATCTGGGGATGGATCCCTTGTCCGTGCGCCGCGCCAATTACTACGCTGACAATGTTGACACCCCGGTTGTTGCGGACACCGGCACAGCGATTGACCACCGCACCCCGCCGGTCGGGGACGCCGATCTGTCCTCGCGCGGCGCGCCGCCCGCACCCACGCAAGACAGCCACAATACCGACGTGATACAGACAGACCTGGCAGACCTGCAAACCACCCCCTACCACCAGCCGATCACCGATTGCATCATCAACGCCTTGACGGATCAATTGGCTGACACCTCAGACTATGAGGCCCGCCGTTCAAACATCGCCAAATGGAATGCAGAGCAACCCATCCTGAAGCGCGGCATCGCGCTGACCCCCGTCAAATTCGGCATTTCATTTACCCTGACCCACCTGAATCAGGCGGGCGCGTTGGTGCATGTCTATCAGGACGGTTCTGTGCATCTGAACCACGGTGGGACAGAGATGGGGCAAGGGTTGTTCCAAAAGGTTGCGCAAGTTGCCGCCTCGCGTTTTGGCCTGCCGCTCGAGGCGATCAAGATCACTGCCACAGATACCGGCAAAGTGCCAAATACCTCCGCGACTGCCGCCTCTTCGGGGTCGGACCTGAACGGCATGGCCGCCAAGATTGCCTGCGACACCATCCGTGACAGAATGGCCGCCCATCTGGCTGAACGCTATCAGGTCAAACCCGCTGACGTCCGCTTCAAAGATGGGGATGTCGAGGTCGGCAGTGAGACGATCACCTTTGCCCAAGCTGCTGCTTCCGCTTACGAAAATCGCATTTCGCTGTCAGCCACCGGGTTTTACAAAACCCCTGACATTGAATGGGACCGCATCAAGGGCCGGGGCCGGCCATTCTATTATTTTGCCTATGGCGCGGCGGTCACAGAGGTGGTTGTCGACACCCTGACCGGCGAAAACCGCATCCTGCGCACCGATATCCTGCATGATGCGGGGGCATCGTTGAACCCGGCGCTCGACATTGGCCAACTTGAGGGCGGATATGTGCAGGGCGCGGGGTGGTTGACCACCGAAGAACTGGTCTGGGATGATCACGGCGCACTGAAAACCCACGCGCCTTCGACCTACAAAATTCCCGCCTGCTCTGACCGGCCTGATGTCTTTAACGTTGCCCTTTGGGATGCCCCGAACCGGGTGGACACGATCTATAAATCCAAAGCCGTGGGCGAGCCGCCCCTGATGCTGGGCATCTCCGCTTTCATGGCCCTGTCTGATGCGGTAAATGCCTGCGGCACGCGGTATGGCGACCTGCAAACCCCGGCCACAGCCGAGGCGGTTTTGGCCGCATGTCAACGGGCGCGCGGCTGATGTTTGACCGGGACGCTCTTGGCGCAGCAATCAAGGTGCACGGCAAGGTGGCGCGCATTATTTTGGTGCAGGTCAAGGGCTCAGCACCCCGCGCGGCGGGCACGTCGATGCTGGTTTGGCAAACGGGCAGTCTTGGTACAATCGGCGGCGGCCAGTTGGAATGGCAAAGCATGAAAGAGGCGCGCGAGATGCTGTCGGATGGCAGTGCAACAAGGCTGCGCCATGCGGCCCTTGGTCCCGCGCTCAATCAATGCTGCGGCGGTGCTGTGAGCGTTGTGACAGAAGTATTTGACCTGGCACGGTTTCACGACATGGACCCTGAATTTGCAGGTGTCTGGGCACGCCCGGTGAGCATGGATGCAGGCCCAATGCCCGCCACCTTAAAACGGAAACTGACGCGCGCTGAACACAGCGGCACGCCCTTTCCGCTGACCTATCAAAATGGCTGGTTGGCCGAGGCGGTTTGGCGCACTCAGAGGCAGGTTGTGATCT
Protein-coding sequences here:
- the xdhB gene encoding xanthine dehydrogenase molybdopterin binding subunit: MSVAKPLPHDAARLHVTGAARYVDDIPTPRGTLHLAFGLSTVAAGTIAGMDLEKVKSAPGVVAVLTADDLEHDCDVSPSNHDEPLLATGTVHYVGQPLFLVIATSHLAARHAARQGDIDITRTPPILSIEDALAADSRFEDGPRVYQKGDATTALSSATRTLSGSIDIGGQEHFYLEGQAALALPQDNGDMAVHSSTQHPTEIQHKVAHAIGAPMHAVRVETRRMGGGFGGKESQGNALAVACAVAAMTTGRPCKMRYDRDDDMIVTGKRHDFRVDYTVGFDDDGRVTAVDFTQYARCGWAMDLSLPVADRAMLHADNAYNLDHVRITSHRLKTNTQSATAFRGFGGPQGVVGIEKVMDHIAHHLGMDPLSVRRANYYADNVDTPVVADTGTAIDHRTPPVGDADLSSRGAPPAPTQDSHNTDVIQTDLADLQTTPYHQPITDCIINALTDQLADTSDYEARRSNIAKWNAEQPILKRGIALTPVKFGISFTLTHLNQAGALVHVYQDGSVHLNHGGTEMGQGLFQKVAQVAASRFGLPLEAIKITATDTGKVPNTSATAASSGSDLNGMAAKIACDTIRDRMAAHLAERYQVKPADVRFKDGDVEVGSETITFAQAAASAYENRISLSATGFYKTPDIEWDRIKGRGRPFYYFAYGAAVTEVVVDTLTGENRILRTDILHDAGASLNPALDIGQLEGGYVQGAGWLTTEELVWDDHGALKTHAPSTYKIPACSDRPDVFNVALWDAPNRVDTIYKSKAVGEPPLMLGISAFMALSDAVNACGTRYGDLQTPATAEAVLAACQRARG
- the xdhC gene encoding xanthine dehydrogenase accessory protein XdhC codes for the protein MSTGARLMFDRDALGAAIKVHGKVARIILVQVKGSAPRAAGTSMLVWQTGSLGTIGGGQLEWQSMKEAREMLSDGSATRLRHAALGPALNQCCGGAVSVVTEVFDLARFHDMDPEFAGVWARPVSMDAGPMPATLKRKLTRAEHSGTPFPLTYQNGWLAEAVWRTQRQVVIYGAGHVGHALATVLAPLPQFRVYLSDPRVDLLAGLPPSVAINAGLSTDMMAAAEPDAAHFIMTPEHDYDLELCHHLLTRDFGFAGLIGSATKWARFRKRLAALGHAPDRIDQITCPIGDPKLGKHPQAIALGVAAHMLTPAMSKLTQKETLV